A single genomic interval of Acidisarcina sp. harbors:
- the purS gene encoding phosphoribosylformylglycinamidine synthase subunit PurS: MKAHVYVTMKRTVLDPQGQTIQSALKKMQYKGIEDVRQGKYFLITLDASMDAGAARAEIERIAENVLTNPVIEEFTYRLEE, encoded by the coding sequence ATGAAGGCTCATGTCTACGTTACGATGAAGCGGACCGTGCTTGACCCCCAGGGTCAAACGATCCAGAGTGCACTGAAGAAGATGCAATATAAGGGGATTGAGGACGTACGGCAAGGCAAATATTTCCTCATTACCCTGGATGCTTCGATGGATGCCGGGGCAGCCCGCGCGGAGATCGAACGGATTGCCGAAAATGTTTTGACCAACCCGGTGATCGAAGAATTCACCTATCGGCTGGAAGAGTAG
- a CDS encoding TonB-dependent receptor, translating to MLPAGATMDPIGLKYFKLFPKPNLGNDIYMTAPVGSIFAHIADLRIDHNITSRDLLFARVDYNKSHDYIPSAFPDVHMDGMDIKPGGQSYTMAGGMWVTAINSTLNYTHIFSPRLEANFLAGYTFNNIHGSDLNPNTPINQNWGQPGVNLPSGSLPAGVPPEPNGLGMIQFATINSSLGNSGYFRPQQQTNNTFTYKGSVHWTHGNSNLVAGASLIRRQWTNWGSQGSLGNWLVMGPAELLQGKFISVQREVDMIWPQYRTWEPSFFIEESYKLRSNLTINAGLRYDIFTQPTAVKNQLANINLSTGKIMVAGRDGVSSTANVRNDYSSIGPRVGFEWAVNPSTTIHGGYGIVYFPPYEGTQFKVAPFAYTFGTCNPATCVDGQGKHYSTLSDGLPTVTRPSIDPASGLVMGGGRAENLKDLAMQQYNIGFDRKVGAKDMVRVSYVGSLGHHLSRQFPDANGPLPTADPNPQVHRPLYNVAPNLTTVQYTDTEGSSNYNAMQADYSHAIGHGLSGNFTYTLAHALDNAREWNRDSSGFGSVMALSSTRDYGNSNFDVRQHIVGTLHYALPLGNGTSGLRSTIEKNWQFNVMNVWGTGLPFTVLNAVNISQTNPGSNATDRPNLVPGVSPNPVHQGVHNFFNTAAFAAQPKGTLGDERRNQYQGPHSRHVDVSLFKTFNLANEKSLQFRTECFNLTNTANFAAPSATMPSHTFGQLTQMTVGYTPREIQFALRLQF from the coding sequence ATGCTCCCTGCAGGCGCCACAATGGATCCGATTGGCTTGAAATACTTCAAGCTCTTTCCCAAGCCCAACCTCGGCAATGACATTTATATGACGGCTCCGGTGGGCAGCATCTTTGCGCACATCGCGGACCTGCGCATCGATCACAACATCACGTCGCGCGACCTGCTCTTTGCCCGCGTTGACTACAACAAGTCACACGACTACATCCCCAGCGCCTTCCCTGATGTGCATATGGATGGAATGGATATCAAGCCGGGTGGCCAGTCCTACACCATGGCCGGGGGCATGTGGGTAACGGCAATCAACTCCACGCTCAATTACACACACATCTTCAGTCCGCGGCTGGAAGCCAATTTCCTGGCAGGCTATACCTTCAACAACATTCATGGCAGCGATCTGAATCCGAATACCCCGATCAACCAAAATTGGGGACAACCCGGTGTCAACCTTCCCAGTGGTTCGCTTCCTGCGGGCGTGCCGCCGGAGCCCAATGGTCTGGGCATGATCCAGTTCGCTACCATAAACTCCTCGCTGGGCAACAGTGGTTACTTCCGTCCTCAACAGCAGACCAACAATACCTTCACCTACAAGGGCAGCGTGCATTGGACACACGGCAATAGCAATCTGGTTGCGGGTGCTTCCTTGATTCGCCGCCAGTGGACGAACTGGGGCTCGCAAGGCAGCCTCGGCAATTGGCTGGTGATGGGGCCTGCGGAGTTGTTGCAGGGAAAGTTCATCAGCGTTCAACGCGAAGTTGACATGATCTGGCCGCAGTACCGCACCTGGGAACCGTCCTTCTTTATCGAGGAGTCCTATAAGCTGCGCTCCAACCTGACGATCAACGCCGGCCTCCGGTACGACATCTTCACGCAACCGACCGCGGTCAAGAACCAACTGGCGAACATCAATCTATCTACCGGCAAAATCATGGTGGCGGGACGGGACGGCGTATCCAGCACAGCCAACGTGAGGAACGACTACTCCAGCATTGGACCTCGTGTTGGTTTCGAATGGGCAGTCAATCCCTCCACCACAATTCATGGCGGGTATGGCATTGTTTACTTCCCGCCTTACGAGGGAACTCAGTTTAAGGTTGCTCCGTTTGCCTACACCTTCGGCACATGCAACCCTGCAACCTGCGTCGATGGACAGGGAAAGCACTACAGCACCCTCTCGGATGGCCTGCCTACTGTCACTCGACCGAGTATCGATCCAGCCTCCGGCCTGGTCATGGGTGGCGGCCGTGCTGAGAACCTGAAGGATCTCGCCATGCAGCAGTACAACATCGGGTTCGATCGCAAGGTAGGAGCCAAGGATATGGTTCGCGTCTCCTATGTCGGTTCTCTGGGGCACCATCTCTCTCGTCAGTTCCCCGACGCGAATGGCCCCCTGCCGACTGCCGATCCAAATCCTCAGGTACACCGCCCGCTCTACAACGTCGCTCCGAATCTGACCACGGTGCAATATACCGACACTGAGGGCAGCTCGAACTACAACGCCATGCAAGCCGATTACTCGCATGCCATTGGCCACGGGTTAAGCGGCAACTTTACCTATACTCTGGCGCATGCACTGGACAATGCGCGCGAGTGGAATCGCGACTCCTCCGGCTTTGGCAGCGTGATGGCTCTCTCCAGCACCCGCGACTACGGCAACAGTAACTTTGACGTTCGGCAGCACATCGTCGGAACGTTGCACTACGCTTTGCCGCTCGGCAACGGTACCTCTGGTCTGCGCAGCACGATTGAGAAGAACTGGCAGTTCAACGTGATGAATGTGTGGGGAACTGGACTACCGTTCACGGTCCTGAACGCTGTCAACATCAGCCAAACCAATCCTGGATCGAATGCCACGGATCGCCCCAACCTGGTTCCCGGAGTCAGTCCCAATCCTGTCCACCAGGGCGTACACAACTTCTTCAACACTGCGGCCTTTGCCGCGCAACCAAAAGGAACCCTGGGCGACGAAAGAAGGAACCAGTACCAGGGACCGCATAGCCGTCACGTGGATGTCTCGCTCTTCAAGACCTTCAATCTCGCTAACGAAAAATCACTGCAGTTCCGCACGGAGTGCTTCAACCTGACCAACACGGCCAACTTCGCCGCACCGTCCGCTACGATGCCCTCGCACACCTTTGGACAGCTGACGCAGATGACTGTGGGCTATACACCGCGTGAGATTCAATTCGCGCTGCGCCTGCAGTTCTAG
- the glmS gene encoding glutamine--fructose-6-phosphate transaminase (isomerizing), which translates to MCGIVGYVGSKEVVPVIIEGLRRLEYRGYDSAGIAVGVDSEGALEVRRAPGKLRNLEEVIRQHPMQGTYGVGHTRWATHGRPTEENAHPHRDCSGRIVVVHNGIVENYIALKRELMAEGHSFVTETDTEVIAHLVEQELKSAVASGKSMLLEDAVRRAVRRLTGAFAISIISADEPDKIVAARNGPPVVIGLGEGENFVASDVPGILHHTRNLYFLADGDMAILTPSEVRLTDFDGNPIERPVNRIQWDPIQAEKGGYKHFMLKEIWEQPRAIRDTTLGRISLETGRIFLNEMKISDEDFRKTTKINIAACGTSWHAATAGKYMIERLARVPVDVDYASEYRYRDPIHDPAAIGMLITQSGETADTLAAQREMIANGSKTVAICNVVGAMVAREAHGNIYTHAGPEIGVASTKAFTAQLTALFLFAMHLAQVRGTISPEQSITLVEELSRVPGKIEEVLRTSDPLCEELAKTFSTARDLLYLGRGIHYPIALEGALKLKEISYIHAEGYPAGEMKHGPNALIDETLPVVVLATRDDRDEGSSLRYEKTLSNIQEVTARSGRVIAVATEGDTRIGQLVERVLFVPPAPELLLPVIEVVPLQLLAYHIAVRRGCDVDQPRNLAKSVTVE; encoded by the coding sequence ATGTGCGGAATTGTTGGGTACGTCGGTTCGAAGGAAGTTGTTCCCGTCATCATCGAGGGGTTGCGCCGCCTGGAGTATCGCGGCTATGACTCGGCAGGGATTGCTGTCGGCGTGGATTCCGAGGGCGCTCTTGAGGTTCGCCGCGCCCCGGGAAAGCTGCGCAATCTGGAAGAGGTCATTCGCCAGCACCCGATGCAGGGCACCTATGGCGTAGGGCATACCCGCTGGGCTACGCATGGCCGTCCTACCGAGGAGAATGCGCATCCCCATCGCGATTGCAGCGGCAGGATCGTGGTCGTCCACAACGGCATTGTGGAGAACTACATTGCGCTGAAGCGCGAGCTGATGGCCGAGGGCCACAGTTTTGTAACTGAGACTGATACAGAAGTGATTGCTCACCTGGTGGAGCAGGAGCTGAAGTCGGCAGTGGCCTCCGGCAAGAGCATGCTGCTGGAAGATGCGGTGCGCCGCGCCGTGCGCCGGCTGACCGGTGCCTTTGCCATCAGCATCATCTCCGCAGACGAGCCGGACAAGATCGTTGCCGCGCGGAACGGGCCGCCCGTTGTGATCGGCCTCGGGGAGGGGGAGAATTTTGTCGCCTCCGATGTTCCCGGAATCCTGCACCATACCCGCAATCTCTATTTCCTGGCCGACGGTGACATGGCGATTCTGACTCCGTCCGAGGTCCGGCTGACGGATTTCGATGGCAATCCTATCGAACGCCCGGTGAACCGGATTCAGTGGGACCCGATCCAGGCAGAGAAGGGCGGCTACAAGCACTTCATGCTGAAGGAGATCTGGGAGCAGCCGCGAGCGATCCGCGACACCACCCTGGGACGGATCTCGCTTGAGACGGGCAGGATCTTCCTCAACGAGATGAAGATCAGCGATGAGGATTTCCGCAAGACGACGAAGATCAATATCGCCGCCTGCGGCACGAGTTGGCACGCGGCGACGGCGGGTAAGTACATGATCGAACGTCTCGCCCGGGTTCCGGTGGATGTGGACTACGCCAGCGAGTATCGCTATCGCGATCCAATTCATGATCCGGCGGCGATCGGCATGCTGATTACGCAATCCGGCGAGACCGCGGACACGCTGGCCGCACAACGCGAGATGATTGCGAATGGGTCCAAGACAGTAGCCATCTGCAACGTGGTTGGAGCCATGGTGGCGCGGGAGGCTCACGGCAACATCTACACCCACGCGGGGCCGGAGATTGGCGTTGCCTCGACCAAGGCTTTTACCGCGCAGCTGACCGCACTCTTCCTCTTCGCCATGCATCTGGCGCAGGTCCGCGGAACGATTTCACCAGAGCAGAGCATTACGTTGGTGGAGGAGCTGAGCCGGGTCCCGGGCAAGATAGAAGAGGTTTTGCGCACATCCGATCCGCTGTGCGAAGAACTGGCTAAGACATTCTCCACGGCGAGAGACCTTCTCTACCTGGGGCGCGGCATCCACTACCCCATCGCGCTCGAAGGTGCGCTGAAACTGAAGGAGATCTCCTACATCCACGCGGAAGGCTATCCCGCTGGCGAGATGAAGCACGGGCCCAATGCGCTGATCGATGAGACGCTTCCGGTGGTGGTATTGGCCACTAGGGACGATCGTGACGAAGGCTCCAGCCTGCGTTATGAAAAGACGCTCTCGAATATCCAGGAAGTGACGGCGCGTTCCGGGCGGGTGATTGCAGTGGCGACCGAAGGCGACACGCGCATTGGTCAGCTTGTGGAGCGAGTGCTGTTCGTTCCACCCGCGCCGGAGTTGCTGCTTCCGGTCATCGAAGTAGTGCCGCTGCAGCTCCTGGCGTACCACATCGCAGTGCGACGCGGCTGCGACGTAGACCAACCCAGGAATCTGGCAAAATCCGTAACTGTGGAGTAG
- a CDS encoding inorganic diphosphatase, which translates to MVNYLELPIGNKVPEVINTVIEIPSEGINKYEYDKQLHVFRLDRNLYSPVHYPGDYGFIPSTLSDDGDPLDVLVLVDAPSFTGCVMEVRPIGLLEMLDQGVLDEKVLAVGKNNPRYADVWNYSEIYPHMLKEITHFFSIYKDLEGKRVEVKGWHNAAYARDRVLYAAKQFQDGKAAKPPMIDAVLKK; encoded by the coding sequence ATGGTTAATTATCTGGAATTGCCGATTGGCAACAAGGTACCTGAAGTCATCAACACCGTCATCGAGATCCCTTCCGAAGGCATAAACAAGTACGAGTACGACAAGCAACTCCACGTGTTCCGGCTGGATCGCAACCTCTATTCGCCGGTGCACTATCCCGGAGACTATGGCTTTATCCCTTCCACGCTGAGCGATGACGGAGACCCCCTGGATGTTCTGGTGCTGGTTGATGCTCCCAGCTTCACTGGCTGCGTCATGGAGGTGAGACCCATCGGGCTGCTGGAGATGCTCGATCAGGGCGTTCTGGACGAAAAGGTGCTCGCCGTCGGCAAGAACAATCCTCGCTATGCGGATGTATGGAACTACTCTGAAATCTATCCCCACATGCTGAAAGAGATCACCCACTTCTTCTCCATCTACAAGGATCTGGAGGGCAAGCGGGTTGAAGTCAAGGGCTGGCACAATGCCGCCTATGCACGGGACCGCGTTCTCTATGCTGCGAAGCAATTTCAGGATGGCAAAGCCGCAAAACCGCCGATGATCGACGCCGTGTTAAAGAAGTAG
- a CDS encoding APC family permease gives MPQHTPAKFAAPARGGKLRLLPLVAATYFMVSGGPYGIEDILGGAGYQRALVILLLLPFFWSLPTALMIGELASAVPAEGGFYVWVRRALGPFWGFQEAWLSLAASVFDMAIYPTLFVLYLGKLAPTWTAGSRGTLWGLLVVVACSLWNLRGARAVGDGAVVLCVLLLSPFAVLVGMGFWKGIHGASVWHQQPASAALSTAILVAMWNYMGWDNASTVAQEVEDPQRNYPRAMLMSAAAVALTYLLPLAAVAAAGIPPDRFSTGSWADAAATIAGPWLAIAIVAGGLINGFGMFNALMLSYTRLPLAMAEDGMLPRWLGMQNRRSVPVAAILVCAVGWALALGFSFERLISIDLILYGGSLLLEFVALIALRVREPELHRPFSAGSFPVACLLGVMPAVLLLFAVYSARGERMAHMPALVFALLVACGGPLGYWAARTRQRRQPVSGSPPLE, from the coding sequence TTGCCGCAGCATACACCCGCGAAGTTTGCCGCTCCTGCCAGGGGAGGCAAGCTGCGGCTTCTTCCCCTGGTAGCAGCCACCTACTTTATGGTCTCGGGTGGTCCTTATGGAATTGAAGACATCCTGGGCGGCGCGGGGTATCAGAGGGCCCTGGTAATTTTGCTGCTTCTGCCCTTTTTCTGGAGCCTGCCCACAGCATTGATGATCGGCGAGCTGGCAAGTGCAGTTCCCGCCGAGGGTGGTTTCTACGTCTGGGTGCGGCGGGCGCTGGGGCCTTTCTGGGGCTTTCAGGAGGCATGGCTCTCGCTGGCTGCCAGCGTGTTTGACATGGCAATCTACCCTACGCTCTTCGTGCTCTACCTGGGAAAGCTTGCGCCCACGTGGACGGCGGGAAGTCGCGGTACATTGTGGGGACTTCTGGTGGTCGTTGCCTGCAGCCTGTGGAATCTGCGGGGAGCGCGTGCGGTGGGTGACGGGGCTGTGGTGCTCTGCGTTCTGCTGCTCTCGCCGTTTGCCGTGCTGGTGGGGATGGGCTTCTGGAAAGGCATACACGGCGCGAGCGTCTGGCATCAGCAGCCAGCTTCCGCGGCGCTCAGCACGGCGATCCTGGTGGCCATGTGGAACTACATGGGGTGGGATAACGCATCGACTGTGGCGCAGGAGGTTGAGGATCCGCAACGAAACTATCCGCGTGCGATGCTGATGAGCGCGGCGGCAGTTGCACTGACCTACCTGTTGCCTCTGGCCGCGGTGGCTGCTGCGGGTATCCCGCCGGATCGGTTCTCCACTGGCTCGTGGGCTGATGCGGCGGCCACCATTGCTGGACCGTGGCTGGCGATCGCCATCGTGGCCGGCGGGCTGATCAACGGATTCGGCATGTTCAATGCGCTCATGCTCTCCTACACGCGCCTGCCGCTCGCTATGGCGGAGGATGGGATGCTGCCAAGGTGGCTCGGCATGCAAAATCGCCGCAGCGTGCCAGTGGCCGCGATCCTGGTATGCGCGGTGGGGTGGGCTCTCGCTCTCGGCTTCAGCTTTGAGAGGCTCATCTCCATTGATCTGATCCTGTACGGCGGCAGTCTCCTGCTGGAGTTTGTAGCCCTGATCGCATTGCGGGTAAGGGAGCCGGAGCTGCATCGACCGTTTAGTGCGGGGAGCTTCCCAGTCGCGTGCCTGCTTGGAGTTATGCCGGCAGTTCTCCTGCTGTTCGCTGTTTACAGCGCGCGCGGGGAGCGAATGGCGCACATGCCGGCATTGGTATTTGCGCTGCTGGTCGCCTGCGGCGGCCCGCTCGGCTACTGGGCTGCGCGAACGCGGCAAAGGCGGCAACCCGTATCGGGCTCGCCGCCTTTGGAGTGA
- a CDS encoding carboxymuconolactone decarboxylase family protein, giving the protein MSDTARLDLPALTIDSAEGAAKALLVKAKAESGFVPNMYAKMANAPGLLETYLLGYQRFREESGFTPAEQEVVLLTISRFHACTYCMAAHSMIADKMSKVPADVLKALRDGSPLPDAKLAMLSEFTHIMVEQRGKPTPEQMKVFLNAGYSERQVLEIILAIAVKTLSNYSNHLFHTEVDAAFRKYTWEG; this is encoded by the coding sequence ATGAGCGATACTGCACGTCTAGATCTTCCCGCACTGACCATCGATAGCGCCGAGGGCGCCGCAAAGGCGCTTCTTGTGAAAGCCAAAGCGGAGTCGGGATTTGTTCCCAATATGTACGCCAAGATGGCGAATGCGCCGGGCTTGCTGGAAACCTATTTGCTGGGGTACCAGCGCTTCCGTGAGGAAAGCGGCTTCACGCCAGCCGAGCAGGAGGTCGTGCTGCTGACGATCAGCCGCTTTCACGCCTGCACCTATTGCATGGCAGCACACAGCATGATCGCAGACAAGATGTCGAAGGTCCCTGCCGATGTACTGAAGGCTCTCCGCGACGGCAGCCCCCTTCCGGATGCGAAGTTGGCCATGCTATCGGAATTTACTCACATTATGGTGGAGCAGCGAGGAAAACCGACACCGGAGCAAATGAAGGTTTTCCTGAATGCCGGTTACAGCGAGCGTCAGGTGCTTGAGATCATCCTGGCAATTGCCGTGAAAACTCTGAGCAACTACAGCAACCACTTGTTCCATACTGAGGTGGATGCGGCGTTTCGCAAGTATACGTGGGAAGGCTAG